A window of the Comamonas sp. Y33R10-2 genome harbors these coding sequences:
- the infB gene encoding translation initiation factor IF-2 — MSSNTVAEFAQERDTTPDSLLQQLKAAGVDKANAADVLTEGDKQRLLSHLQSSHNSGAKKITLTKKSTSEIKQADSSGRARTIQVEVRKKRTFVKREDTPAEVQANAESMAKAVQVRAATQELVRREEDARREVEQLSHQEEELAKERLEREERERREREAEERAAAYAAAEATKVAEAKAAKEEEKRGHVAGAAARVAAQADARVKAEAESKAKADEEATRAKDLDERRRKALAEAEAIRAMMAAPKKVLVAKKPEEPKKVAPAAVAADAKKPAAKDGAKPAGAPGAGANAAARPGKEVKSAKLASSWSNDAGKKKELKTRGDSSGGVGRSNWRGGPRGGRRGNERNDQQQQQAPEFRQLEISVPETITVSELAHKMAVKASELIKVLMKMGQMVTINQPLDQDTAMIVVEEMGHTAKVAALDELEVFTNEEVSNQDAELISRAPVVTVMGHVDHGKTSLLDYIRRTKVASGEAGGITQHIGAYHVNTPRGMVTFLDTPGHEAFTAMRARGAKSTDIVILVAAADDGVMPQTKEAIKHAKAAGVPIVVAITKSDKPDANPDRVKQELVVEEVLPEEYGGDSPFIAVSSKTGQGIDELLEQVLLQAEVLELKAAVDAAAKGIVIEAQLDKGRGTVATVLVQSGTLKVGDVVLAGQTYGRVRAMLDEDGKQTKSAGPSIPVEIQGLNEVPMAGDDFMVLSDERRAREIATYRAGKFRHTKLAKQQAAKLENMFAEMTSGDVQTLPIIIKADMQGSQEALAASLLKLSTEEIKVQLVYSGVGGISESDVNLALASKAIIVGFNVRADAQARKTAEGNGVDLRYYNIIYDAVDEVKAAMSGMLAPEKREEIIGMAEIRTVFVATKIGTIAGSYITQGHITRGAHFRLLRDNVVIYTGEIESLRRLKDDVKEVKEGFECGIKLRNYNDIKENDMLEVFEIKEIARTL; from the coding sequence ATGTCGAGTAATACGGTTGCAGAATTTGCGCAAGAACGCGATACGACCCCTGATTCCTTGCTGCAGCAGCTCAAGGCAGCTGGGGTTGACAAGGCTAATGCGGCTGATGTGTTGACTGAAGGTGACAAGCAGCGTTTGCTGAGTCACCTGCAGAGTAGCCATAACAGCGGCGCCAAAAAAATTACGCTAACCAAGAAATCCACCAGCGAAATCAAGCAGGCGGATTCCTCGGGCCGCGCTCGTACGATTCAAGTGGAAGTGCGCAAAAAACGCACTTTTGTGAAGCGTGAAGATACACCCGCAGAAGTTCAGGCCAATGCGGAAAGCATGGCCAAGGCTGTGCAAGTGCGTGCTGCTACTCAAGAGCTGGTACGCCGTGAAGAAGACGCTCGCCGCGAGGTTGAGCAGTTGAGTCACCAGGAAGAAGAATTGGCCAAGGAACGTCTAGAGCGCGAAGAGCGCGAACGCCGTGAGCGTGAAGCAGAGGAACGTGCTGCTGCTTATGCTGCAGCCGAAGCTACCAAGGTAGCTGAAGCCAAAGCGGCAAAGGAAGAAGAAAAGCGCGGGCATGTTGCTGGCGCGGCTGCTCGTGTAGCCGCTCAGGCAGATGCCCGAGTCAAGGCCGAAGCTGAATCTAAGGCCAAGGCCGACGAAGAAGCCACTCGCGCTAAGGATTTGGACGAGCGTCGCCGCAAGGCTTTGGCTGAGGCCGAAGCTATTCGCGCCATGATGGCTGCACCTAAGAAGGTGTTGGTCGCCAAGAAGCCGGAAGAACCTAAGAAGGTTGCTCCTGCTGCTGTCGCTGCCGATGCCAAAAAGCCTGCTGCTAAGGATGGCGCTAAGCCTGCCGGCGCTCCAGGTGCTGGTGCTAATGCCGCTGCACGTCCTGGCAAGGAAGTTAAGTCTGCAAAGCTGGCTTCGAGCTGGTCTAACGACGCAGGCAAGAAGAAAGAACTCAAGACCCGTGGCGATAGCTCCGGTGGTGTGGGTCGTTCCAACTGGCGCGGTGGTCCACGTGGTGGCCGTCGTGGCAATGAGCGCAACGATCAACAGCAGCAACAAGCTCCTGAGTTCCGTCAGCTGGAAATCTCGGTGCCCGAAACCATCACTGTGTCCGAATTGGCGCACAAGATGGCTGTTAAGGCATCTGAGCTGATCAAGGTTCTGATGAAGATGGGCCAGATGGTCACCATCAATCAGCCGCTGGACCAAGACACTGCCATGATCGTGGTGGAAGAAATGGGTCACACCGCTAAGGTGGCAGCGCTGGATGAACTGGAAGTCTTCACGAACGAAGAAGTCTCTAACCAAGACGCGGAGTTGATCTCCCGCGCTCCTGTGGTGACCGTCATGGGTCACGTGGATCACGGTAAGACTTCGCTGCTGGACTACATCCGTCGCACCAAGGTTGCGTCGGGCGAAGCCGGTGGTATTACTCAGCACATTGGTGCTTACCACGTGAACACGCCTCGCGGCATGGTGACGTTCTTGGATACTCCGGGTCACGAGGCCTTCACGGCCATGCGTGCTCGTGGTGCTAAGTCCACCGATATCGTGATTTTGGTGGCTGCTGCGGATGACGGCGTGATGCCTCAGACCAAGGAAGCGATCAAGCACGCTAAGGCGGCTGGTGTTCCTATCGTGGTTGCCATTACCAAGTCTGACAAGCCCGATGCAAACCCCGATCGCGTAAAGCAAGAGTTGGTGGTTGAAGAGGTGCTGCCGGAAGAATACGGTGGTGATTCTCCATTCATCGCTGTGTCTTCCAAGACCGGTCAAGGCATTGACGAGTTGCTGGAGCAAGTGCTGCTGCAAGCCGAAGTGCTGGAACTCAAGGCCGCTGTGGACGCCGCAGCCAAGGGTATCGTGATCGAAGCTCAACTGGATAAGGGCCGAGGTACCGTGGCTACGGTGCTGGTGCAGTCCGGTACGCTGAAGGTGGGCGATGTGGTGCTGGCTGGCCAGACCTACGGCCGCGTTCGCGCCATGCTGGACGAAGACGGCAAGCAGACTAAGTCTGCAGGTCCTTCTATCCCTGTAGAAATTCAGGGTCTGAATGAAGTTCCTATGGCGGGTGACGACTTCATGGTGCTGAGCGACGAACGCCGTGCCCGTGAAATCGCGACCTACCGTGCTGGTAAGTTCCGTCACACCAAGCTGGCTAAGCAACAAGCCGCCAAGCTGGAAAACATGTTTGCCGAAATGACTTCTGGCGATGTGCAGACTCTGCCCATCATCATCAAGGCCGACATGCAGGGTTCGCAAGAAGCACTGGCTGCCTCCTTGCTCAAGCTGTCGACCGAGGAAATCAAGGTTCAGCTGGTGTACTCCGGCGTGGGCGGTATCTCCGAATCCGACGTCAACTTGGCGCTGGCTTCCAAGGCCATCATCGTCGGCTTCAACGTCCGTGCAGATGCCCAGGCTCGTAAGACAGCCGAAGGCAACGGTGTCGATCTTCGCTACTACAACATCATTTACGATGCTGTAGATGAAGTGAAGGCTGCGATGTCCGGCATGCTGGCTCCTGAGAAGCGTGAAGAGATCATTGGTATGGCTGAAATCCGTACCGTGTTCGTGGCCACGAAGATTGGTACCATTGCAGGTTCGTACATCACGCAGGGTCATATCACCCGCGGTGCGCACTTCCGTCTGCTGCGCGATAACGTTGTCATCTACACAGGTGAGATCGAATCGTTGCGCCGTTTGAAGGATGACGTTAAGGAAGTCAAGGAAGGCTTCGAGTGCGGTATCAAGCTGCGCAACTACAACGACATCAAAGAAAACGACATGCTGGAAGTCTTTGAGATCAAGGAAATCGCTCGTACGCTGTAA
- the rbfA gene encoding 30S ribosome-binding factor RbfA, which translates to MATKRKSAAPNRSFKVSDQIQRDLSELIARELKDPRIGMVTLQGVEVTPDYAHAKVFFSVLIGDPEVTLSALNQAAGFLRNGLFKRLHIHTVPTLHFVYDRTTEQASDMNALIAKAVASRGPEQD; encoded by the coding sequence ATGGCAACCAAACGTAAATCTGCTGCACCCAATCGCAGCTTCAAAGTTTCTGACCAGATCCAACGCGATCTGTCGGAGCTGATCGCTCGCGAGTTGAAGGACCCGCGTATTGGTATGGTCACGCTGCAAGGCGTGGAGGTAACTCCTGACTATGCCCATGCGAAGGTGTTTTTCAGCGTGCTCATCGGTGATCCTGAAGTGACGCTGAGTGCACTCAACCAGGCCGCAGGCTTTCTGCGCAATGGCCTGTTCAAACGCTTGCACATTCACACTGTGCCAACGCTGCATTTTGTGTACGACCGTACGACAGAACAAGCCTCCGACATGAACGCCTTGATCGCCAAGGCTGTAGCGTCGCGCGGCCCAGAACAAGACTAA
- the truB gene encoding tRNA pseudouridine(55) synthase TruB gives MNAPRTRVQRRPVHGVLLLDKPLGWSSNDILQKVKWLLRAEKAGHTGTLDPLASGILPLCFGAATKFSQLQLEAEKTYEAIARLGQTTTTADAEGDVVLERAVDLASITPERLAEVQAQFTGAIKQVPPMHSALKKDGKALYEYARAGIEVERPARDVTIHALNLTLVQDDQGYPAIKMRVTCSKGTYIRTLGEDVGEAFGCGAHLRFLRRVETGGLDISRCVTLEALEAMNDEERVAQVAPVESLLHRHAVVTLGEEDAGRYSSGLRRRGTWADAPAVAVYGERPHALLGVGRVVSGELIPERLLSPLEIQQILEVKPRPQASGILETL, from the coding sequence ATGAACGCCCCTCGCACACGGGTGCAGCGGCGCCCCGTGCATGGGGTGTTGCTGCTCGACAAACCGCTGGGATGGTCCAGCAACGATATCTTGCAGAAGGTCAAGTGGCTACTTCGCGCCGAAAAGGCCGGGCATACAGGCACGCTTGATCCTTTGGCCAGTGGCATCTTGCCGCTGTGCTTTGGTGCTGCAACTAAATTCAGTCAGCTTCAACTTGAAGCTGAAAAGACCTATGAAGCCATCGCCCGCTTGGGCCAGACCACGACCACGGCAGATGCCGAAGGAGATGTGGTGCTGGAACGTGCGGTCGATCTGGCCTCCATCACGCCAGAACGTCTGGCTGAAGTGCAGGCGCAGTTCACAGGCGCTATTAAGCAAGTGCCACCCATGCACAGTGCTTTGAAAAAAGACGGTAAGGCACTTTATGAATATGCCCGCGCGGGTATTGAAGTGGAGCGCCCAGCACGAGATGTCACAATTCATGCATTGAATCTGACGCTGGTGCAGGATGATCAAGGGTATCCAGCTATCAAGATGAGAGTGACCTGCAGCAAGGGCACTTATATCCGTACTTTGGGCGAAGACGTGGGCGAGGCCTTTGGCTGTGGCGCCCATTTGCGTTTTTTGCGCCGAGTGGAAACGGGTGGTCTTGATATCTCGCGCTGCGTGACGCTGGAAGCGCTTGAAGCCATGAATGATGAAGAGCGAGTTGCGCAGGTTGCCCCTGTGGAGTCGCTACTGCATCGTCATGCCGTCGTCACCTTGGGTGAAGAGGATGCAGGACGCTATTCATCAGGTTTGCGCCGACGGGGGACTTGGGCAGATGCCCCAGCTGTCGCGGTGTATGGTGAGCGCCCGCATGCCCTTTTGGGGGTAGGCCGTGTGGTGAGCGGGGAGTTGATCCCCGAGCGTCTGCTCAGTCCGCTAGAAATTCAACAAATTTTGGAAGTAAAGCCGCGCCCACAAGCAAGCGGCATTTTGGAAACACTATGA
- the typA gene encoding translational GTPase TypA → MSKQIRNIAIIAHVDHGKTTMVDQLLRQSGTFAEHEKVVDTVMDNNAIERERGITILAKNCAVSWKGTHINILDTPGHADFGGEVERALSMVDGVVLLIDAQEGPMPQTRFVTKKALALGLRPIVVVNKVDKPGANPDKVVNLAFDLFDKLGATDEQLDFPVVYASGINGWSSKEEGVAGEKWGEDMSALFDTILEHVPAIQGDASAPLQMQVSALDYSTFVGRIGVGRITQGTVKPGQQVMLMAGPEGKPYTGKINQVHTFQGIDRIQATEAGPSEIVLISGIENIGIGETVTDPQNPQPLPMLKIDEPTLTMNFCVNTSPLAGREGKYVTSRQIWDRLQKELRSNVALKVKETDEDGIFEVMGRGELHLTILLEEMRREGYELAVSKPRVVMQMIDGVKHEPIELVTADIEESHQGGVMQALGERKGELVNMESDGRGRVRLEYRIPARGLIGFTNEFLNLTRGSGLIANIFDSYEPHKGDIGGRKNGVLISMDNGEIFTYALGKLDDRGRMFVKANDPVYEGMIVGIHSRDNDLIVNATRTKQLTNFRVSGKEDAIKITPPIELSLEYGVDFIEDDELLEITPTSLRVRKRHLSEAERKRASRD, encoded by the coding sequence ATGAGCAAACAAATCCGCAATATCGCGATCATTGCGCACGTTGACCACGGCAAAACCACCATGGTTGACCAGCTGCTGCGCCAGTCGGGCACTTTCGCCGAGCACGAAAAAGTCGTTGACACCGTGATGGACAACAACGCCATCGAACGCGAGCGTGGTATCACTATCTTGGCCAAGAACTGTGCTGTTTCTTGGAAAGGTACTCACATCAATATTCTTGACACACCCGGTCACGCGGACTTCGGTGGTGAAGTCGAACGTGCTCTGTCCATGGTTGACGGCGTGGTTCTGTTGATCGATGCGCAAGAAGGCCCTATGCCCCAAACGCGTTTCGTGACCAAGAAGGCGCTGGCTTTGGGCCTGCGTCCTATCGTGGTGGTGAACAAGGTTGATAAGCCCGGTGCAAACCCCGATAAGGTGGTGAACTTGGCGTTTGACTTGTTCGACAAGCTGGGTGCTACTGACGAGCAGCTGGACTTCCCTGTTGTGTACGCCTCCGGTATCAACGGCTGGTCGTCCAAGGAAGAAGGCGTTGCTGGTGAAAAGTGGGGCGAGGACATGTCCGCCCTGTTTGACACCATTTTGGAACACGTGCCTGCGATTCAAGGTGATGCTTCGGCTCCCCTGCAGATGCAAGTTTCCGCGCTGGACTACTCCACATTCGTGGGCCGTATTGGCGTTGGCCGTATCACTCAAGGTACTGTGAAGCCTGGTCAGCAAGTGATGCTCATGGCGGGTCCTGAAGGCAAGCCTTACACCGGCAAGATCAACCAAGTTCACACCTTCCAAGGTATTGATCGCATTCAAGCTACCGAAGCTGGTCCTTCGGAAATCGTGCTGATCAGCGGTATTGAAAACATCGGTATCGGTGAGACCGTGACCGATCCTCAGAATCCTCAGCCTCTGCCGATGCTGAAGATTGACGAGCCGACCCTGACCATGAATTTCTGCGTGAACACTTCGCCTTTGGCAGGTCGCGAAGGCAAGTACGTGACCAGCCGTCAAATCTGGGATCGTCTGCAAAAGGAACTGCGCTCCAATGTGGCTTTGAAGGTCAAGGAAACCGACGAAGACGGTATCTTTGAAGTGATGGGTCGCGGCGAACTGCACCTGACTATTTTGCTGGAAGAAATGCGTCGCGAAGGCTACGAGCTGGCAGTGTCCAAGCCCCGCGTTGTGATGCAAATGATCGACGGCGTGAAGCACGAGCCTATCGAGTTGGTGACTGCTGACATCGAAGAGTCTCATCAAGGCGGCGTGATGCAAGCTTTGGGCGAGCGCAAGGGCGAGCTGGTGAACATGGAATCCGATGGCCGCGGTCGCGTCCGTCTGGAATACCGTATTCCTGCCCGTGGCCTGATCGGTTTCACCAACGAGTTCTTGAACTTGACACGTGGTTCCGGCTTGATCGCCAATATCTTTGACAGCTACGAACCCCATAAGGGTGACATCGGCGGCCGTAAGAACGGCGTGCTGATCTCCATGGACAACGGTGAGATTTTCACTTACGCCCTGGGTAAGCTGGACGACCGTGGTCGCATGTTTGTGAAGGCCAACGACCCTGTGTACGAAGGCATGATTGTGGGTATCCACAGCCGTGACAACGATCTGATCGTGAACGCCACGCGTACCAAGCAGCTGACCAACTTCCGTGTGTCCGGTAAGGAAGACGCGATCAAGATCACGCCTCCTATCGAGCTGTCGCTGGAATACGGCGTTGACTTCATCGAAGACGACGAATTGCTGGAAATCACTCCTACCAGCCTGCGCGTGCGCAAGCGCCACCTGAGTGAGGCCGAGCGCAAGCGTGCTTCGCGCGACTAA
- a CDS encoding lysine/arginine/ornithine ABC transporter substrate-binding protein codes for MTPKMLSMALIAASSAFAFTAQAADLKVAIDPTYEPFTFKTADGKPTGFDVDIANAICAEMKRNCVFVEQVWDSMIPGLQARKYDVVVSSLSITEERKRVIDFSDRYYKTPSAIVVKKGTAYANPASLKGKRIGVLKGSTQEKWAMGELKPAGVTVVPYEAQDQVYLDIKAGRLDGTVADKVEVHGGFLRKPEGKDYGYVGADQYETKYYGDGIGIGMRKGQKDLKEQVNKAIKTIRSNGTYNTIAKKYFDFDPYGN; via the coding sequence ATGACCCCCAAAATGTTGAGCATGGCCTTGATTGCTGCCAGTAGCGCTTTTGCTTTTACCGCCCAGGCCGCGGATCTGAAGGTGGCAATCGACCCAACCTACGAGCCCTTTACGTTTAAGACAGCCGACGGCAAGCCCACGGGCTTTGACGTGGACATCGCGAATGCTATTTGCGCTGAAATGAAGCGCAATTGCGTGTTTGTGGAACAGGTCTGGGACAGCATGATTCCCGGCTTGCAAGCGCGTAAATACGATGTGGTGGTCAGCTCGTTGTCGATCACGGAAGAGCGCAAGCGCGTGATTGACTTCTCAGATCGCTATTACAAAACGCCTAGCGCTATTGTGGTGAAGAAGGGCACGGCATACGCCAACCCTGCATCCCTCAAGGGCAAGCGCATTGGTGTGCTCAAGGGCAGCACGCAAGAGAAGTGGGCCATGGGTGAGCTCAAGCCTGCAGGCGTGACGGTTGTGCCTTATGAGGCGCAAGACCAAGTTTATCTGGACATCAAGGCCGGCCGTTTAGATGGCACCGTGGCTGATAAGGTGGAAGTGCATGGCGGCTTCCTGCGCAAGCCTGAAGGCAAGGACTATGGCTATGTGGGCGCTGACCAGTACGAGACCAAGTACTACGGCGACGGCATTGGCATCGGCATGCGCAAGGGTCAAAAAGACCTGAAGGAACAGGTTAACAAGGCCATCAAGACAATTCGCAGCAACGGTACATACAACACCATTGCAAAGAAGTACTTTGACTTTGACCCGTACGGGAACTAA
- a CDS encoding ABC transporter permease — protein sequence MSDYYLSILNGALLTVAVSIASLCVSTVLGLLGATAKLSNKRPLVWGATLYTTVIRGIPELVLMLLVFYGAAIGINSLFEAMGSDFVLDLNPFVAGVATLGFIYGAYMTETFRAAILSIPRGQMEAAWAFGMSPLQTFLRITLPQMVRYALPGYTNNWLVLIKATALVSLIGLHDMTYLAKQASAATRQPFVFLLFAAALYLVFTSMSLWVLKRLNARYSLGTDKVQL from the coding sequence ATGAGTGACTACTATTTATCTATCCTGAACGGAGCGCTGTTGACGGTGGCTGTGTCCATCGCCTCTTTGTGCGTCTCTACGGTTTTAGGTTTGCTGGGTGCAACCGCTAAGCTCTCGAACAAGCGACCCCTGGTCTGGGGTGCAACGCTCTACACCACGGTGATTCGTGGCATTCCTGAACTGGTGCTGATGCTGCTGGTGTTTTATGGTGCAGCGATTGGAATTAACAGTTTGTTTGAAGCCATGGGCTCAGACTTTGTGCTGGACTTGAACCCCTTTGTCGCCGGTGTTGCCACTCTGGGCTTTATTTACGGCGCCTATATGACGGAGACATTTCGCGCTGCGATTCTGTCAATTCCGCGTGGGCAGATGGAAGCCGCTTGGGCTTTTGGCATGAGTCCGCTGCAGACATTTCTGCGCATTACGCTGCCGCAAATGGTGCGTTATGCCTTGCCGGGTTACACCAATAACTGGTTGGTGCTGATTAAGGCCACGGCGCTGGTCAGCCTGATTGGTTTGCACGATATGACCTATCTGGCTAAGCAAGCCAGTGCGGCCACGCGCCAACCTTTTGTTTTTTTACTGTTTGCTGCTGCTTTGTATTTAGTCTTCACCAGTATGTCGCTATGGGTGCTTAAGCGCCTGAATGCGCGTTACAGCCTAGGCACTGACAAGGTGCAGTTATGA
- a CDS encoding ABC transporter permease, protein MSWDIIFQPEHLAMYGQGLFTTLWLLLSCLAIGFVLAIATALALTSRSWWLRKLAGSFTYFIRGTPLLIQVYLIYYGLGQLEWIQARWDEVWPWTYFKQPFFCALLAFALNNAGYTGEMLAGAIRETSPGEVEAARAMGMSRFQIMRRIVLPSAMRRTLPPYSNEVVQMLHSTSLASVVPALTDVTAVASRIYSDFYLPFEAYLAAAVIYLCVTFALIGTFRLLEKRFLAYLAPRAQ, encoded by the coding sequence ATGAGCTGGGACATTATTTTTCAGCCAGAGCATCTGGCAATGTACGGCCAAGGTTTGTTCACCACGCTGTGGCTGCTGCTGTCCTGCCTGGCGATTGGTTTCGTGCTGGCCATCGCCACGGCTTTGGCACTGACCAGCCGCAGCTGGTGGCTGAGAAAACTGGCGGGCTCTTTCACCTACTTTATTCGCGGCACGCCGCTGCTCATTCAGGTCTATCTGATTTACTACGGGCTGGGGCAGCTGGAATGGATTCAGGCGCGTTGGGATGAGGTCTGGCCTTGGACTTATTTCAAGCAGCCATTCTTTTGCGCCTTGCTGGCGTTTGCGCTTAACAACGCAGGCTATACAGGCGAGATGCTGGCTGGCGCGATTCGCGAGACCTCGCCGGGCGAAGTCGAGGCCGCGCGAGCGATGGGAATGAGCCGCTTTCAGATCATGCGTCGCATCGTGCTGCCAAGTGCCATGAGGCGCACGCTGCCTCCTTACAGCAACGAGGTGGTGCAGATGCTGCACTCGACCAGCCTCGCCAGCGTGGTACCGGCTCTCACCGATGTGACTGCCGTGGCCAGTCGCATTTACTCCGACTTTTACTTGCCGTTTGAGGCCTATCTGGCGGCTGCCGTAATTTATCTTTGCGTGACGTTTGCACTGATCGGCACTTTCCGTTTGCTGGAAAAGCGCTTTCTCGCCTATTTGGCACCGCGTGCGCAATAA
- a CDS encoding ABC transporter ATP-binding protein: MTSTAYKLQAEGIHKSYGSNHVLKGVTLTAKAGDVLSLIGSSGSGKSTLLRCINLLEKPQQGRIVVAGEELKLKAGRSGELEPVDPKQLQHLRSKLAMVFQHFNLWAHKTVMQNIIEAPVQVLGLDKDEAVERARKYLKLVGLEGREDTWPNHMSGGQQQRVAIARALAVEPEVMLFDEPTSALDPELVGEVLRVMRVLAEEGRTMVVVTHEIGFAREVSNHVVFLHQGLIEEQGDPREVLRNPQSERLAKFLSGSLK; encoded by the coding sequence ATGACATCCACTGCATACAAGCTTCAAGCAGAAGGCATCCACAAGAGCTATGGCAGCAACCATGTGCTCAAAGGCGTCACTCTGACCGCCAAAGCTGGCGATGTGCTCAGTTTGATTGGCAGCTCAGGCTCTGGCAAGTCCACGCTGCTGCGCTGCATTAATTTGCTGGAAAAGCCTCAGCAAGGGCGCATCGTTGTGGCCGGTGAAGAGCTCAAGCTCAAAGCGGGCCGCAGCGGTGAGCTAGAGCCTGTGGACCCCAAGCAACTACAGCATTTGCGCAGCAAGCTGGCTATGGTGTTCCAGCATTTCAACCTGTGGGCACATAAGACGGTGATGCAAAACATCATCGAAGCCCCTGTTCAGGTTCTAGGCCTTGATAAGGACGAAGCCGTTGAGCGCGCCCGCAAATATCTCAAGCTGGTGGGTTTGGAAGGGCGCGAAGATACTTGGCCCAACCATATGAGCGGCGGACAACAGCAGCGCGTAGCCATTGCTCGTGCGCTGGCTGTAGAGCCTGAGGTAATGCTGTTTGACGAGCCCACCAGCGCCTTGGACCCCGAATTGGTTGGCGAAGTACTGCGCGTGATGCGGGTGCTGGCTGAGGAGGGGCGTACCATGGTGGTGGTGACCCATGAAATTGGCTTTGCCCGCGAAGTCTCTAACCACGTGGTCTTTTTGCACCAAGGCTTGATTGAAGAGCAGGGCGATCCGCGTGAAGTGCTGCGCAACCCGCAAAGCGAGCGATTGGCCAAGTTTCTTTCTGGCAGTTTGAAGTAA
- a CDS encoding c-type cytochrome, whose product MKQTLIAIALSAAAIAPAMADQALAQSKNCMACHSVDKKLVGPSFKDVAAKYAGQKDAADKLAAKIIKGGSGVWGPIPMPANPQVNDADAKKLTTWLLALK is encoded by the coding sequence ATGAAGCAAACACTAATCGCTATCGCACTGTCCGCAGCAGCCATTGCTCCTGCCATGGCCGACCAGGCTTTGGCCCAGTCCAAGAATTGCATGGCCTGCCACTCCGTCGATAAAAAGCTGGTTGGCCCATCATTTAAGGATGTGGCAGCCAAGTATGCCGGTCAAAAAGACGCCGCTGACAAGCTGGCCGCCAAGATCATCAAGGGTGGCTCTGGCGTGTGGGGCCCTATCCCCATGCCTGCTAACCCGCAAGTCAACGATGCTGACGCGAAGAAGCTGACCACATGGTTGCTGGCACTGAAGTAA
- a CDS encoding TIGR04438 family Trp-rich protein, with amino-acid sequence MYLLGLAIVLSLLKYAEVGPVATWSWWVILGVYGSAVAWWSWADASGYTKRKAMEKMDIRKQDRIERQKNGLTPGQRRR; translated from the coding sequence ATGTATTTATTAGGTCTGGCGATAGTTTTATCTTTGCTCAAGTACGCTGAAGTTGGCCCTGTGGCGACTTGGAGCTGGTGGGTTATTTTGGGCGTCTATGGCTCGGCCGTGGCTTGGTGGTCTTGGGCAGATGCGTCTGGCTACACCAAACGCAAAGCTATGGAAAAAATGGACATACGCAAGCAAGATCGCATTGAACGCCAGAAAAATGGCTTGACTCCGGGCCAGCGCCGTCGCTGA